A window of Fragaria vesca subsp. vesca linkage group LG7, FraVesHawaii_1.0, whole genome shotgun sequence contains these coding sequences:
- the LOC101303865 gene encoding uncharacterized protein LOC101303865 → MSMTTISLNLLVDTKQNKLLFAEAGKDFVDFLFTHLSFPAGTIIRLLSKDTMVGSLGKLYESIENFSDTDMQPNLNKDILLKPKEPGSVPNNLGLLTNVETTERKVIYTCSNSYSRYYDYSYHTHSDTHPYFSEDPKA, encoded by the coding sequence ATGTCGATGACAACTATTAGCTTGAATCTCCTCGTCGACACAAAGCAGAACAAGCTTCTGTTCGCCGAAGCAGGTAAGGACTTTGTGGACTTCCTATTCACCCATCTTTCTTTTCCCGCCGGCACCATCATCAGGCTCCTCTCAAAGGATACCATGGTTGGAAGCCTAGGCAAACTTTACGAAAGCATTGAAAATTTCAGTGATACAGACATGCAACCCAATCTCAACAAAGACATTCTCCTGAAACCCAAAGAACCAGGTTCTGTCCCAAATAACCTAGGGTTGCTGACCAATGTCGAAACAACAGAAAGAAAGGTGATCTACACTTGTTCGAATAGTTACAGCAGATACTATGACTACAGCTACCACACCCATAGCGACACGCACCCGTATTTTTCAGAGGATCCTAAAGCATAA
- the LOC101304148 gene encoding uncharacterized protein LOC101304148: MGETTIRNSRRKKNVATTLADWSTLHQDFINCFAHQVVSMKDFFAFGGVSKSWRSAIKENSNTALRLQHKVPVLILSKEINAPVRNIYSLTECQISQLDLPETKGKLCYSSLGWLLTVSQDYSTLDLFNPLTHAHIELPPLPPKKFSLRNLKRFVLSSSPSFTSDYGVMLLSYHHLAFYKPGYNNGTWTLGPIPLPEPLTLVDAVYYKGQFYVVDCRGKVFVCKIEDPNNAAQMRLVAPEIPEQLFGEDIHFIARYLVESATGTLLLVVTLYEDNCEVTTGCRVFEVPIDTSNSWAKSEVKNLGNTTLFVGANNSSFWIEPLDDSVCKANCIYFLNRSHVSTANDIDIGIYHMKDGKMDKHLEELPDFKYKGSSLTSHSWLQPSF; encoded by the coding sequence ATGGGAGAAACGACGATTCGTAATTCTCGAAGAAAGAAGAACGTGGCGACTACATTAGCTGATTGGTCGACCCTTCATCAAGATTTTATTAACTGTTTCGCGCATCAAGTAGTTTCCATGAAGGATTTCTTTGCTTTTGGAGGAGTTTCCAAATCATGGAGATCAGCGATCAAGGAAAATTCTAATACAGCTTTAAGATTACAGCATAAAGTTCCAGTCCTCATTCTTTCAAAGGAGATCAACGCTCCCGTCCGCAATATCTACAGCTTGACAGAATGTCAGATTTCCCAGCTTGATTTACCAGAAACTAAGGGCAAACTTTGCTATTCTTCTCTAGGATGGTTGTTGACTGTATCCCAAGATTATTCCACACTTGATCTTTTTAATCCATTAACCCATGCCCATATTGAGCTACCTCCTCTGCCACCAAAAAAATTCTCGCTTCGTAACTTGAAGAGGTTTGTATTGTCATCGAGCCCTTCTTTTACATCGGATTATGGGGTCATGCTTCTATCATATCATCATTTAGCTTTCTACAAGCCGGGTTACAACAATGGTACATGGACTCTGGGGCCTATACCTTTACCGGAGCCGTTAACATTAGTTGATGCAGTTTATTACAAGGGACAATTTTATGTGGTGGACTGTCGTGGTAAGGTTTTTGTTTGTAAGATCGAAGATCCTAATAATGCAGCACAAATGAGGCTTGTGGCTCCAGAGATTCCTGAACAACTCTTCGGCGAAGATATTCATTTTATTGCACGATATTTAGTGGAATCAGCAACAGGGACCCTGTTATTGGTTGTCACTTTATACGAAGACAACTGTGAAGTAACTACTGGTTGTAGGGTGTTCGAGGTGCCGATTGATACAAGTAATTCATGGGCAAAATCAGAAGTAAAGAATTTGGGGAATACAACCTTGTTTGTGGGTGCAAACAATTCTTCATTCTGGATTGAGCCCTTGGATGATTCTGTATGCAAAGCCAATTGTATTTATTTCCTAAACCGGAGCCACGTCTCTACGGCAAATGACATCGACATTGGTATTTACCATATGAAGGATGGAAAAATGGACAAACACTTGGAAGAATTGCCAGATTTTAAGTACAAAGGAAGTTCATTAACATCGCATTCATGGCTTCAACCGAGTTTCTAA